The window CGAAGCCGGTTGGAAATGGACTTACCTAGTCAAAAAATGGAAAGAAGAAGAGGCAATCACCTGTCATATCGATTCGAGTGAAGCCGAAGCTGCTATTCAATCTTTACTTACCATTGAACACGAACCCACAAAAGTGATTGAGTGGATTGATAAGCATATGTCTCCTGCGCTTGAAAATAAGCTGAAACAAGCTATTCGAGCGAAACGCAAGCGTCATTTCAATGCGGAGCAGGTACATACGCGTAAGAAGTCGATCGATCTTGACTATCGTGTATGGGAGAAGTTAGCAGAGAAGTCACAAGAACTGGGTTCTACGTTATCAGATACGATTGAATACTTGTTGAGTGAGAGCAATCGCACAGAGACAGTCACTAAGACAGTTTCAGACATCCGTAAAGATTTATCAGATCTATTAGATTGAGAGTGACCTATTTGTAGTGAATATTAGATTCGTTACAGTAAAATTTTCAAACTGATATAGGCTTATAATAAAACGTACAAAAAGGAATTATTGAATGGAATATGTCATCATACTTGCCGTTGCCGTCATTTTTCTTGTTTTTAAAGACCGTCCTGTAATGACGATGAAGTTCAAAGACGGTGAACTGACGCATTCAAAAGGGGATATTCCCCATGGTTTTTTGGTCGGCTGTAAAGAGATAGCGCATAAGCAGCCGTTCTCTGGTCAAATAAAAGTCTACAAGAATCGCTTTACAACAAAGATCACCTTTTCTAAGACCGTGCCAAGTAAGGTAAAGCAACGTATACACAATGTGTTCCCGCATACTGGTACGAATAAGAAACAAGGTCGACGCGCCTAATCTTTACCTTTTTAAAATGTAGTTATCTGACAACGGCTTCTAATGAGGCCGTTTTTGTATCCGCTTAATATGGAAATGCTTATCTTATGATTCAACCTCATGCCTTTCGATTAACTCAAGGGGACGATTTAAAAGCCTCTGTTTTAGCCTATGTGAAGGCAAATAGCATTAAAGCTGGCTCACTATTATCTTGTGCGGGATGTTTAACGACAGCGCGTATACGCCTTGCTGATGAGTCTAAATCATTGACGCTTGATGGGCCTTTAGAAATTCTAACACTTTCTGGCACATTAACGGCTGATCATGTTCACCTTCATATTTCTGTTGCAGATAAAGAAGGCAGGGTATTTGGTGGGCATTTAATGGATGGGAGTGACGTGTCTTACACTGCTGAGATTTGTTTATTGAGTTTTATTGAGCAACACTTTTCTCGTGAATACGATGCAGCAACGGGTTTTGATGAGCTGGTGGTTGATAATTAATGGAATTGGTATATACCCATGTTACCTCAAGGTGCTTTGTCAGGCACAAGCTCGAGAAGCAGAGCAAGGCGCAATATGAGGTAATGATATTCCCTTTTCGATTATTGCAACGCAGCACTGATTTTCGAGCTTGCGCCCCGTAGGGCAAGGCAACTTGCACCAATCTGCGTTGTTATAAAATCTCTATGTAGAATAACTATACTTCAATTTTATGCCTAGCATCTCGGCACAATTTGTCTTGCTGACTTTGCATCTTGAAGTATCATGGGTATAAAGACTGAACCACCTAAAAGTGGGTTTCTATGCTTTGATTAAACCTATCTATACAAAGTAGAAACCCAAAATAGTAATGCCATTCTGGATAGGTAAATGGTCAGATACTTGTCTAGATTGATATAACACCCGTGTGAAATATAAAAAGGAAAATGGGTTAGTTAATTGCGCCGAAAAGCGCTCGCTGGCTTTCAATATAGTTGGCTAATTTCTCTTTTAATTGTCTCAATTCATCTTCTGCTTTTATCCGTGATTCCACTTCAGCTTCAAGCTGCTTACCAAGATCAACGGCAAGGTAACCGCCTTGTATAAGCGCTTTTGTTGTAACGTTACTTTTAGTTAATTTTTTTAAATCTTCGATCATATAATAATGCTGATCGAGATCTCGAATCGTAATAGCCATTAATACTCCTTGTTAAGGGAGCATTTTACCTTATTATTATGTCTATTACCTAGAATGATTGCATTTCCTCAGGCGGGAATAATAGGTCATACAGGTTTTTGATTGCATTATTTAAGATGAATGTGTTTTAAAATCCCTATATAGATACCAATAATGAATGTTTAGGTTAGATTTCACGAGGTCAATCAATGCTTTTTTCCTTATATTGTAACGATCTGCTTGATAATTAAAGCCACATCACTACACTCTGATAGCTTATTATTAATAGCCGAAAGCGGTAGGATTGTCTTTTGAATGTAAATGGAAATGCGCTAAGAGAACGGCTTTTAGCTAAACGTAGTGAAGAATCAGTGCCTGGTATACGCGGTATATGTATGATTAACCATGGTAGTAGTATTACGATTAGTATAAAAACCCCGCTAGGACGCTTGTTTCAATGCGAAACGACATTCATTGGCTCTAATGGTACCGATTATTTTATTTTGGCTTTGCCAGACGTTAGCCCGCATGATTTAGATGATTATTTTTGTGAAGGGTACTGGGTATCGATTAAGGCAATTTCCGACCGTGGCGAAGGGGCGATAGTCCGATTCAAAACTCAAATGGATAATATTATTCAAAAACCCGAGCGAATGATCACGCTCAGAATTCCGCAAATGATAGGGTTAACACAGCTTCGTAGCGAGGCGCGTTATGAAGTGAAATTACAAGGTCATGTCTCAATTTCCAATCGCCTTTTGCTGGTGGAATTTAAAGATTTGTCATCAAAAGGGTGCTGCTTCGTTTACGGTGCGAATGGTCCTTCATTTGATACCGATAATAAAATAACCATTGTTGTGAAACACCCAGTAACAGGACAAAATTACCGCCTTACCGGTGTCGTACGTAGTGCGCAAAAAATGAGTGGGTTAAATAATTGTGGTGTTCTATTTGATAACGACGGGCAAGATATAACTAAACAGTTATTAGCACAGCTAATTTTTGATGGCTCTCGGTTGTCATTTAAAGCTTAATGATTGCTGTATTAACTATTCAATTAAATAGAGTCATTCAACACTGGCATTACAAGTTACGCCGTCACGCTAATCGTCATTTATGCCGTTACTGTTTGGCCCCTAACGCACTATAACTTCATATTCTTAAGTGATTTAAACAGCTTCGTTATATAGCACCACAAATTTACCAATAACTCGGAAAAAAGAGGGGTTTGTTACAGCGTGTGACGCTGTAACAATTAATTTATGAGCCACAGGTACCAATAAGAACACTATTTAAATGAATTAGTTTGCCATTTTTAGCGACAAAAACACCTCTTTGATCAGAAATCAAAAAAGCATCTCTCTTATTCACATTCTTTATATAGAAACTACGGACTGTAAAACTTTGATGTTTTTCTGCACCGTCTTGTTCCGTTGCATATAGATAGTAGTGTGAACCAAAACGTAGGAAAAAACCAAAAAACTGCTTCGATATAATTATAGCGTCTTTAGTGTCTTTACCGATAAATTGCATTTTCATACGTCCGCGATTATAAGTAATCTTAAGCGTTTCTTTTCCATAGCCATCATATTGACTAGAAAAACGGTATGAACTCTTAGTTAATAAGGCTGATGATGAACCGAACAAAACAATGAACAATAGGGCAAGTACAACTCCCGTTATTATTTTTCCAGCTAACTTATTCATTGTTGCAATCACCTTGATCTATCTTTGCTGTAAAATCTACAATACTCATATCATTGAAACCGATAATTTGAAAAGATGAGCAAAGGCCACCAAGTGGATACACTATCAACTCTGACATATCGCTGGGAATACTATTAACAGATAACGATATGCGCTCTGGAATATCTACACCATCGTATAAAGTACTTATCCCATTCACGCTGGTATGCTCGACAAACAAAAAATACTTACTGAAAACAACTAACGTGAGTAGAAAAAAAACAACGGAAACAAAATGGTTTTTAACAAAAAGAAGAGTCGTTGATTTTACGTTTATCTTTTCATGCTCTGTAAAGTGGGCTGTTTGTTCAATGTTCAATGGTAATACTGTTTCAGGTAAGGGGTCGATACCTTTTAAGTGAAATTTAGGTGCATGTAATGGCACATCATTTTCTTGTAGACGTATTGAGTAACCTTTTTTAGGTTCGGTAACGATAATATTATCATCACCGATTATCGCAAATGCATTACGTATATTTTTAATCGCAACAGTTAAAGAGCTATGCGTAACGACTTTCCCTGGCCAACAACACTTAAGTAAATGCTCTCTACAAATCGTAACACCATGATTAGAAGCTAATAATGCAACAATAAGCACTTCAGACTTTGATAATTTAATCAATTGTTGATCGGTTGTACGAGTAACAGTTTGAGTCAAAGTATCAATATAATAATTACCGATTGTAGAATGTGAGGCCAAAGGTTGTTCATTGAACATTGTTTTTAACTCATCGACAGGTATAAAAAAACAGGTTTGAATGAACAAACCTGAAAGCAGCGATATTTTACCTTATTGGTATTAGAACAATCAATAAAGCGTTATAAGTTCATTTTGAACCCTAGGTGCATTACCTTTACAGTCGCTAAACCAGATTTTACCGCTTCAAGGTTCATGGCCATCTCTTTTGCTGCTTTCTCATCTTTCGCTAATACTGCAATAGAATAAATAGGTCTTAACTTTTCACTGTTGGCAGAGTTCTTATCTTCTATTTTTTGAACATTCAGATAGGAAGATGTCACTTTACCACTGGTATTCCAGTCAACAACTTGCTGTAAATCTTTACCTAAAATTTGGTCAACAACATAGGGAGAATGTGCATCTGTCCACTCTAATTCAATTGCATAGTTTTCTTGAACCAGTTCTGTATTTAGCCACTTGTTCCCAAGATCTCTAGCATCGACAATTGTGACTAAGTCTTTTTTAGAAAAGGGAAGTTGGCTAATTATACTCTTTACCGACTCTTCATTATCAGCTTCAATAACGAAACGAATCATAGGGAACTCTTTATCACCGACAACACTTTTACGAACAAATACATCGTGAATAATACCGGCATCTATTAGTTGAGAAAAAGCACTTTTTTGCGCAGTCATCGTCTCAAATATCTGCTGAGAATCTTCTGTTTTCCACTCGGTACTCACACCGTAGGCTGCACTGTTGGCAGACATAGCGTTAACTAGTAATAAAGGGGCTGCAATTAATCTTATTATCGTTTTAGCTTTCATCGTATATCCTTCTTTAACATTATGATTCAGCAATCGTGAGATGTTTAATTACGAATGACTTCATACAAGGCGGGATAATTTTTCACACCATCAAGTTCTAGTGCTGGAATTACTTTTTGCATGTTTGATATAGCACGTTGAAAATCTTCTGTAGATTCCCATTTAGCAATATTGATCAAGAAGAAAGTACTATTAGGCTGTAATGATTTATGCAGTTGAGTTGAAATATACCCAGGTTGAGTCTGAAGAAAATCACGGGCCTTCTCCCAATGCTCAATGGTTGCCTTTTCATGCACCGTTGGTACTTCAAAAGGGTTAATTAAAGTAACATCTTGGGCAAAAACAGGTGAAGAGCAGAGTAGTGATAGGCATAGGTATCTACACAAAATGGTTACAAATTAACCAATCGGCCAAGAGAAGGGAACTGATCTAAGGATCAACGATCAAGAGAGTTAACTTTCATTTCATTAGTATTGACGATGACTCTTTTTGAACAACATCAATTACCCTGTATCCTTGAATCAAGATTATCTAAGCGTTATCAGACCCTTATAATGGAACACATGACAGTTAATTCTAGCAATGCACCAGGTGTAAAATCTCTTCGCCACCACACACAATCATGGGCATCGACACAAGCAACATGGCGTTTTTATCATAATGAGGATGTGACTTTTCCTATGCTAAGTGGCCCGATGCTGGGTCTTGCTCGTTCTGGTGTGAAAGAAAGTCAAAGTCGATATGTATTAATGGCTCATGATTGGTGCCATATCAATTTCGCTAAACATCATAGTAAGTTAGATAAAACTAAGATGTCACACGCTCTCGATGTTGGCTACGAACTGCAAGCGTCTTTATTGGTAGACGCAAATACCGGCGCACCCATTGCTCCAGCAGGTCTTAACTTACTGACAAGCAACGGTATTTATCAATGCCGAAGCCAAGAGTTACAACCCAAGCAAAGTCACCTAGATTCACTCTTTGACAGCATTCATTGGCAAGAACAATTACATTTAGACAAGCCCCTGGTGCATGTTGTTGATAGAGAAGCAGATTCAGCGAAAGACTTAAGACGTTTAGGCTCAGTTCACTGGCTAACTCGAACTAAAAAAGGCTCAACGTTCCGTCACGAAGGTCAGTTTAAAACGGCTGAAATCATCAGTCGAACAATCTCCTCAGACTTGAAAGGTGTTATTTCTCTTCGAGGTAAAGAGGGCTATTTGTTTGTTGGTGAAACGACTGTTGAGTTACACCGGAAATCAGAAAAGCTCGCGTCAGCGGCGCCCACCTGTCGCTTTGTTATGAGCCTGGTCACGGATGATGAAGGTAAAGAGCTAGCAAGATGGTATCTGCTGTCTAACGTGTTGGATGTTGATGCAACAGAGATTGCAACGTGGTATTGCCATCGCTGGAATATTGAATCTTGGTTTAAGTTATTGAAGTCAGATGGTCATCAGTTAGAAAAATGGCAGCAAACTACTGCGGAGTCAATATTAAAGCGTCTGATCACAGCCAGTGTTGCAACGACGTTGATATTTAAGCTTTATTCGGACAGCTCGGATGAAGCTAATGAATTTAAAGGTTTTTTGGTTAAGCTGAGTGGTCGTTTAACTAAGCGAACAAAGCCTGTCACTCAGCCATCACTGCTTGCGGGACTATGGGTTTTCCTACAAATGTGTGAAGTACTAGATACCTACACCATAGATGAGATAAACACGATGAGGCAAATAGCCAGTTCGTTTTTTGCTCAATCTGTGTAGATACCTATGGTGATAGGCTTAATAATTGTATTTTCATTTATTTCTTCCTTATCGGCTCGTTTATTTAATTAGAGGATGAGCCAAGAAGAAATCTACCAGAGTCAGCGTTTATAAGAAGCCTTGAATCATTTAATTCATGTGAATTAAGAATAATAAAATGAGAAGGCAATACTAAGATCACCTTTTCAACAGTTTCTAATATCAGAACGTGTAACGCATACCCACTTGGTAGTTCATCTCACGTATGTTTTGTACTTGACCAAATGTATTCGCGCCTAATGCTCGGTGAGCAAAGTTTGCCTCTAGACCTATATTTTTCGTTATACGAATAGTATTTGCTAATCGTAATTCATACATTTTTTCGTCATAATCGGCCATTCTGATTGCAGGTTCTATTTGCCAAGCATCTAGAACATTGATTTTTGCACCTAGTTCTACTGTTAGTGCATTGTCTTTTGCACCAATATAGCCATTCATGCTTGAGCTACTAATATCAGCTTGATGCACAAATTTATTGACGTCGAATTGAACATCAATTTCATCAACACCGACAAGACCATATAATGAAAAATTGTCGTTGAAAGAATGAAAATAGCCTAATCCAGCAGTAGTCTGTGTTATCGACAAGCTATCTTTAGATGTTGAGTCATGACGAGCTTCAGCAAAGAAATTATTATAAAAATTCCAACTGCCACGCAAGTAATACCCAGTCGTGTAGTCGTAACTTTTACCTAAGGCTGTAGGAATATATTCATCAAAAGATGATAGCTGGAACCCGCCAGATATAAAATCATAATCAGAATTCGCACTAGTGTTGAAAGAGGTTGCTGCAAGAATAACAGCAAGTAGTGGTGTATAGTTTTTAACATTTAATGCAAGCATGGTTCAACTCCTAATTATTAGGCAGCGAACCATAAATTAAAGTGTTTATTTACGATACATCACGAAGCATTAATTCATATTAAAGAGTAACTAAAAATATTAAATCTATCTATAAACAATGACTTACATCGTTACGTTTCATTTCATTAAAACAAAAGTAACAAGCAACAGGTGACGCCGTCACTGCTTGTTATGAGGGTATAAGAATATAAATGGGGGTTAAATGTATACAGATTGTTGGTAAAAAAGGGCAATCATAAGTGTTAATTGCCCTTCATCTGTTCTTACTTATCTTCAGAAGTGTAACTTGAATATGAACAGTAATAGCAGCCATTAGATTGTGGATAGATTTCTTTCGCAGCATTCACTGCAGTACTGCATGCAGTATGGTAGCCAAGCGGATCACAGTTTTTTACACCAGGGCTGTGAGTACATGTTGCCGTATGAACTTCATGATCGCCATTATCTTGTGCTTTCTTATCAACATAAAACAAACTCATAATCACCTCTGACAATTAATGTTCAATCGGATTCTTGAATAACCACACTACTCCTATACAATTATAGGTGATAGGTAAGAATACAAATAGTTAGATGAGCGTCACTAGTTGTTCTGTAGGGAAGTGATTCAACTCACGTTAAAGATTCCCATCAAACCCTGAAGGTTACGGTGTCACTTTCTTGGGCGGTATTTAGTGCTTTAATTTGTTATATCGCAATCACTCATCAATAATCTTTGGCAGCACAGTTATAGTCAGAATACAGTTTTATTAACGCTTTTTTCTGCTTTCGGTATTCCTTTTTCTTCTTTTTATTACCCATCGAATATTTTTTATCTATATCTTTAATTTTTGTTACTAGCCCTGAGCACGGTAGGTTTTTGTACTGCTTAATATATTGATCTACAGTTTTAGCATTTAAAGGAAAACAAAATAATAACGCTGCGAGTAAAATCCATTTCATAATAATTTACCTTTTCTACGAATATAATTAGCGTATCAAGCATTAATGAATGAATAGACGGTGGCATAGAATAAATAGAGAGACAGCATGTATTTAAGCGTAGATAAATAGTCATTACATTTTAATTTGAATAGAAATCTCATATACCCAAGTTACCTCAAAAATTTAAATTAGCTATTGACCTGTCTATAGCTTTACACTTTATCATAAGATCTATATTTGCGGCCATGCCCTAAAAAAGGAAATTAATAATGTATCGAATATCAGAGTTGGCTGAGCGGGTTGGGGTATCGCGAACAACACTGCTCTATTATGAAAAGCTAGGTTTAATCAAAGGTAAACGCTTGAGTAATGGCTATCGTAGCTATAGTGAACTTGACGTTCAGCGTCTTCTATTGATACAGCAGCTTCAGGGAGGAGGCCTAACGTTAAAAGAGTGCCAAGCGTGCATAGAGGCGAAAGTGGATCGCCAATTGCTTCTTGAGCGACTTGAACAACTTGATGTAGAGATAGCTCAAAAGCAGAAATCGCGGCAGCTTCTAGCGGCCTTACTCGGAGAAAGTCAGTTAACTGAATGGCACGAGTTACTTGACGAAATTGCTCCTGATGCTCATTTAGATTGGTTAATTAAACAAGGGTTCAGTGAAAAATGTGCACTCAGATTAAAATGGTTATCAAAAGATATGAATCAACATACAAGCTACATGGCAGATTTTAATAAAGTTTTTGCACAACTAGACCGATGGGGACCAGGCTCTGAAGAAGATACGCTGCAAGCTCTGGCTAAAGTTCCGCATAAACCCCAAGAGATTCTGGAGGTTGGTTGTGGTCCGGGTATTGCCACTATGGTATTGACAAACCATAGCTCAGCAAATATTACTGCCGTCGACAATGATGAACAGTCATTAACTCACTTAATGGCACTAGCAACAGAACAAGGCATAGCAGACAGAATCAGCACTGTGTGTGTCAGCATGATGGATATACCCTTCGAAGCGAAAACGTTTGATCTAATCTGGTCTGAAGGTAGCGCTTATATCATGGGGGTTGCCAACGCTCTGAAGCAATGGCGTCCACTATTGGTAAACGATGGCATATTAGTCTTGAGTGATTTAGTTTGGTCTACTAAAAATCCAAGTGAGGATACGTTCGATTTTTGGCGCAAAGAATACCCAGACATGGTTACAGCGCAACATCGTATTGAGCAAGCGGAAGCCGCAGGCTTTGAGGTGATAGATAGCTTCGCATTAAGCGAGCAAGCATGGGCTAGCTATTATCAACCACTGCAAACTCGAATCAATGAATTAAAGAGTGGAATGAGAGATTCAAGAGCATTAACAGACCTAGAAAGAGAATACGATATCTATCGCCGCCGGTTGGATGAGTTTGATTATCAGATGTTTATTTTAAAGAAAGCATAAAACAAGCCTCGCTCATCGCTTCAACAACGACGTAAATTTTAAGTATATAAGTTAAAGGGTAAAAATGAAATATTCGCTATACCAACCAAACCAAATAGAAGAACTTAAACATGTTTTTTACAAGACCTTTTCCGACTCAGAAGGTGTAGCAGAGGGAACATCGATCGGCGACTTGGCCTACGATCTAATGACTACGACAAACGAGAATGATCTTCAGGTTTTTGTTGCCACTGAAAATGCAAAGGTTCTAGGTTGCATTATATTTACCAGAATGACGTTCGAGAACAGTGTTAATGCCTTCTTGATGGCACCTGTTGCGATTAATACTGCTTATCAGGGTAAAGGCATTGGCCAAGCACTAATAACATTTGGCCTACAAACCTTGCAAGATCAAGGTGTCGCTTTAGTATTCACCTATGGAGATCCAAACTTTTACTCAAAAGTTGGCTTTGCCCAGATCAGCGAGCAGCAAGTAAAAGCACCACTGAACTTAACTTACCCAGAAGCATAGGTATCTACACAAAATGGTTACGAATTAACCAATCGGCCAAGAGAAGGGAACTGATCTAAGGATCAACGATCAAGAGAGTTAACTTTCATTTCATTAGTATTGACGATGACTCTTTTTGAACAACATCAATTACCCTGTATCCTTGAATCAAGATTATCTAAGCGTTATCAGACCCTTATAATGGAACACATGACAGTTAATTCTAGCAATGCACCAGGTGTAAAATCTCTTCGCCACCACACACAATCATGGGCATCGACACAAGCAACATGGCGTTTTTATCATAATGAGGATGTGACTTTTCCTATGCTAAGTGGCCCGATGCTGGGTCTTGCTCGTTCTGGTGTGAAAGAAAGTCAAAGTCGATATGTATTAATGGCTCATGATTGGTGCCATATCAATTTCGCTAAACATCATAGTAAGTTAGATAAAACTAAGATGTCACACGCTCTCGATGTTGGCTACGAACTGCAAGCGTCTTTATTGGTAGACGCAAATACTGGCGCACCCATTGCTCCAGCAGGTCTTAACTTACTGACAAGCAACGGTATTTATCAATGCCGAAGCCAAGAGTTACAACCCAAGCAAAGTCACCTAGATTCACTCTTTGACAGCATTCATTGGCAAGAACAATTAGATTTAGACAAGCCCCTGGTGCATGTTGTTGATAGAGAAGCAGATTCAGCGAAAGACTTAAGACGTTTAGGCTCAGTTCACTGGCTAACTCGAACTAAAAAAGGCTCAACGTTCCGTCACGAAGGTCAGTTTAAAACGGCTGAAATCATCAGTCGAACAATCTCCCCAGACTTGAAAGGTGTTATTTCTCTTCGAGGTAAAGAGGGCTATTTGTTTGTTGGTGAAACGACTGTTGAGTTACACCGGAAATCAGAAAAGCTAGCGTCAGCGGCGCCCACCTGTCGCTTTGTTATGAGCCTGGTCACGGATGATGAAGGTAAAGAGCTAGCAAGATGGTATCTGCTGTCTAACGTGTTGGATGTTGATGCAACAGAGATTGCAACGTGGTATTGCCATCGCTGGAATATTGAATCTTGGTTTAAGTTATTGAAGTCAGATGGTCATCAGTTAGAAAAATGGCAGCAAACTACTGCGGAGTCAATATTAAAGCGTCTGATCACAGCCAGTGTTGCAACGACGTTGATATTTAAGCTTTATTCGGACAGCTCGGATGAAGCTAATGAATTTAAAGGTTTTTTGGTTAAGCTGAGTGGTCGTTTAACTAAGCGAACAAAGCCTGTCACTCAGCCATCACTGCTTGCGGGACTATGGGTTTTCCTACAAATGTGTGAAGTACTAGATACCTACACCATGGATGAGATAAACGCGATGAGGCAAATAGCCAGTTCGTTTTTTGCTCAATCTGTGTAGATACCTATGCCCAGAAGGCTGGTTAGCTCAATCTTTGGTGAGTGATAACATTAAGCCGATTGCAGGTAATTCATCTTGTGTTGAAGCAATTAATAAGCAGATGTATTGGTAAGAACTTGAGTTGCGTCTCAGAGAATTTATAGGTATTAAAATGAGTTACCCATCACTAATCGAACTAGGTTTTCGACCTTTCTTCCAACAACAACTTAGCCTAGATGAGCTGAATAACCGAACTATTGGTCGTGTTATTGAGCAGCATCGTAGCCACATTGTAATAATGAACGAGCAGGGTGTACTAAACCTAACACAAACCCCAAACAGCGAACGTGTATGTGTATGTGTAGGGGATTGGGTACTGTTCGATGAGTCGCTACGTTTGGTGCGCCCGTTTGAGCGCCAGTCACTATTTCAGCGTAAGGCAGCAGGAACCAAGGTTGATTCGCAGCTGATCGCCGCCAACATCGACAGCGTGTTTATTGTAAGTTCACTGAATGATGACTTTAATCTTAATCGCATTGAGCGGTACCTTGCGATTGCTAAAGAAGCAGAGGTAGAGCCCATAGTTGTGCTGACTAAGGTCGACCAATGTGCAGATGCGGATGAAAAACGTCAACAGGTTCAGGCATTGGATCCTCTATTGTTGGTACACGCCCTTAATGCCCTTGATAGCGAGCATGTCAAAGAATTGTCTGGCTACTGTAAATTGGGTAAGACACTAGCGCTACTTGGTTCGTCTGGGGTCGGAAAATCTACCTTGGTGAACGGCTTGTTAGGCCAGCAAGCGATGGAAACAGGTACAATTCGTGAAGATGACAGTAAAGGCCGCCACACTACCACTTATCGCGCGATCAAGTGGCTACCTCTGGGAGGGCTGCTAATGGATACCCCTGGGATGCGCGAGCTTCAATTGACGGATTGTAAAGATGGCCTAAAAGAGACTTTCAGTGAGATTGAAGCGCTGGCTTTGCTGTGCCGTTTTAATGATTGTAGTCACGATCAAGAGCCGAACTGCGCCGTACAGGCAGCGATTGAGTGTGGCTCACTTGATCCACGTCGCCTCAATAACTACCAGAAGCTGATGCGAGAGCTGGCGTTTAACAGCTCAACCTTGGCAGAAAAGCGCGCCAAAGATAAAGCGTTTGGTAAGATGGTAAACACGACCCATAAGTAAATCTCACGCTCGTAAAAATGGGGAATAATATCATTCTAGGTA is drawn from Photobacterium profundum SS9 and contains these coding sequences:
- a CDS encoding IS4-like element ISPpr4 family transposase produces the protein MTMTLFEQHQLPCILESRLSKRYQTLIMEHMTVNSSNAPGVKSLRHHTQSWASTQATWRFYHNEDVTFPMLSGPMLGLARSGVKESQSRYVLMAHDWCHINFAKHHSKLDKTKMSHALDVGYELQASLLVDANTGAPIAPAGLNLLTSNGIYQCRSQELQPKQSHLDSLFDSIHWQEQLHLDKPLVHVVDREADSAKDLRRLGSVHWLTRTKKGSTFRHEGQFKTAEIISRTISSDLKGVISLRGKEGYLFVGETTVELHRKSEKLASAAPTCRFVMSLVTDDEGKELARWYLLSNVLDVDATEIATWYCHRWNIESWFKLLKSDGHQLEKWQQTTAESILKRLITASVATTLIFKLYSDSSDEANEFKGFLVKLSGRLTKRTKPVTQPSLLAGLWVFLQMCEVLDTYTIDEINTMRQIASSFFAQSV
- the matP gene encoding macrodomain Ter protein MatP: MKYQQLENLEAGWKWTYLVKKWKEEEAITCHIDSSEAEAAIQSLLTIEHEPTKVIEWIDKHMSPALENKLKQAIRAKRKRHFNAEQVHTRKKSIDLDYRVWEKLAEKSQELGSTLSDTIEYLLSESNRTETVTKTVSDIRKDLSDLLD
- a CDS encoding MerR family transcriptional regulator — protein: MYRISELAERVGVSRTTLLYYEKLGLIKGKRLSNGYRSYSELDVQRLLLIQQLQGGGLTLKECQACIEAKVDRQLLLERLEQLDVEIAQKQKSRQLLAALLGESQLTEWHELLDEIAPDAHLDWLIKQGFSEKCALRLKWLSKDMNQHTSYMADFNKVFAQLDRWGPGSEEDTLQALAKVPHKPQEILEVGCGPGIATMVLTNHSSANITAVDNDEQSLTHLMALATEQGIADRISTVCVSMMDIPFEAKTFDLIWSEGSAYIMGVANALKQWRPLLVNDGILVLSDLVWSTKNPSEDTFDFWRKEYPDMVTAQHRIEQAEAAGFEVIDSFALSEQAWASYYQPLQTRINELKSGMRDSRALTDLEREYDIYRRRLDEFDYQMFILKKA
- a CDS encoding winged helix-turn-helix domain-containing protein, whose amino-acid sequence is MFNEQPLASHSTIGNYYIDTLTQTVTRTTDQQLIKLSKSEVLIVALLASNHGVTICREHLLKCCWPGKVVTHSSLTVAIKNIRNAFAIIGDDNIIVTEPKKGYSIRLQENDVPLHAPKFHLKGIDPLPETVLPLNIEQTAHFTEHEKINVKSTTLLFVKNHFVSVVFFLLTLVVFSKYFLFVEHTSVNGISTLYDGVDIPERISLSVNSIPSDMSELIVYPLGGLCSSFQIIGFNDMSIVDFTAKIDQGDCNNE
- a CDS encoding outer membrane beta-barrel protein, with translation MLALNVKNYTPLLAVILAATSFNTSANSDYDFISGGFQLSSFDEYIPTALGKSYDYTTGYYLRGSWNFYNNFFAEARHDSTSKDSLSITQTTAGLGYFHSFNDNFSLYGLVGVDEIDVQFDVNKFVHQADISSSSMNGYIGAKDNALTVELGAKINVLDAWQIEPAIRMADYDEKMYELRLANTIRITKNIGLEANFAHRALGANTFGQVQNIREMNYQVGMRYTF
- a CDS encoding PPC domain-containing DNA-binding protein, producing the protein MIQPHAFRLTQGDDLKASVLAYVKANSIKAGSLLSCAGCLTTARIRLADESKSLTLDGPLEILTLSGTLTADHVHLHISVADKEGRVFGGHLMDGSDVSYTAEICLLSFIEQHFSREYDAATGFDELVVDN
- a CDS encoding DUF3634 family protein — encoded protein: MEYVIILAVAVIFLVFKDRPVMTMKFKDGELTHSKGDIPHGFLVGCKEIAHKQPFSGQIKVYKNRFTTKITFSKTVPSKVKQRIHNVFPHTGTNKKQGRRA
- a CDS encoding antibiotic biosynthesis monooxygenase family protein; the protein is MCRYLCLSLLCSSPVFAQDVTLINPFEVPTVHEKATIEHWEKARDFLQTQPGYISTQLHKSLQPNSTFFLINIAKWESTEDFQRAISNMQKVIPALELDGVKNYPALYEVIRN
- a CDS encoding flagellar brake protein, producing MNVNGNALRERLLAKRSEESVPGIRGICMINHGSSITISIKTPLGRLFQCETTFIGSNGTDYFILALPDVSPHDLDDYFCEGYWVSIKAISDRGEGAIVRFKTQMDNIIQKPERMITLRIPQMIGLTQLRSEARYEVKLQGHVSISNRLLLVEFKDLSSKGCCFVYGANGPSFDTDNKITIVVKHPVTGQNYRLTGVVRSAQKMSGLNNCGVLFDNDGQDITKQLLAQLIFDGSRLSFKA